The Thermoplasma acidophilum DSM 1728 genome includes a window with the following:
- a CDS encoding ATP-dependent DNA helicase codes for MVNANVVIAGPGTGKTTSISQKYLELVQSGVDPNDILCITFTNKAAENMRSRIIKALERSGTQIDLSVINVYTFHSFANSAIRRYGYRGIVNQNFLRKIIFDYLIRNSVFNYEREYLISRIVPQLENIIRYLGSFGIDRIENPEETAASLREIFKKRREEKKIKEDLEEITAIFIHLSKIMDEYRNAKEARGVIDYNDMIIKFLELEKKPHFKYVLVDELQDASDLQARLIKSVADDIYAVGDRKQAIFGFQGGGFGNFSNHFPDAHVNYLLTDHRNSEAVLNYAREFFLKNTKYPDQYRTELDQLKASKARGGSVEVVSGEEEAVLDLLKRFPEGKVGILARRNDQVIKISEILDSNGMRYASSALSAASDRAKKDVIAFLKMIIYGDMQSVIDALFTPFSGLQISEAYDIKESLISGNTSLQNYDLLNNLRRTYSAPGINGLIDMFEKLIIPIALAFDQRYFLTVERIYKNLREYLDFYGNEDRSDLINYLEICDDEVQEIDADERISVLTVHKAKGLEFDHVIYLPKAKKDEKMSAVDLVAEQMIRLKTGRDISVDLEDEDTRVDFVAITRAAQNLVIVSDDERYLNRFSMKGGSITASTSTMSKDYYDIKREPYLAFVRGDLKHASDMIHEEGRIRKLIYSGIRKNNVISFSLLASLEDPFRFLKDHILGLKYTSPAMGFGTSIHSIAQDVFEGNVQAEQIPERLRPYYWNILNIMKKIQDVYGMSQIGSELEVKIPGSAYMREADAFILYGRIDAVFSDGEKYLIVDYKTDKRKNSGNHYGDQLAFYRMLYSKANHIDPSRVKTAIAYIGLRPGVNTGRIDWDLYPMEKNDSKIRDLIRKYVQYCTDPEAFIDDLISMGPDRTEDTLYDRIVAILTAGSKL; via the coding sequence ATGGTGAACGCAAACGTTGTAATAGCTGGACCAGGTACTGGAAAGACAACGAGCATATCGCAAAAATATCTTGAACTGGTTCAGAGCGGAGTGGATCCAAACGATATTCTGTGTATCACCTTTACCAACAAGGCAGCTGAAAATATGAGGAGCAGGATAATAAAGGCGCTTGAACGTTCCGGGACGCAGATCGATCTAAGCGTCATAAACGTTTACACCTTTCATTCCTTTGCCAATTCTGCAATAAGGAGGTACGGATACAGGGGAATCGTGAATCAGAATTTCCTCAGAAAGATCATATTCGATTACCTGATAAGGAACAGCGTTTTCAACTATGAGAGAGAATACCTGATCTCAAGAATAGTACCACAGCTAGAAAACATAATCAGGTACCTGGGAAGCTTCGGAATAGATCGTATTGAGAATCCTGAAGAAACTGCGGCATCGCTCAGAGAGATCTTCAAAAAGCGCAGAGAGGAAAAGAAGATAAAGGAGGATCTCGAAGAAATAACCGCCATCTTCATCCATTTGAGCAAGATCATGGATGAATATCGCAATGCCAAGGAAGCGAGAGGGGTGATCGACTACAACGACATGATAATAAAATTTCTGGAACTTGAGAAAAAACCGCATTTCAAATATGTTCTGGTGGATGAGCTGCAGGACGCAAGTGATCTGCAGGCAAGGCTCATAAAATCAGTTGCAGATGATATATACGCGGTTGGAGATAGAAAGCAGGCCATCTTCGGTTTCCAGGGAGGAGGGTTTGGAAATTTCAGCAACCATTTTCCAGACGCCCATGTAAACTACCTGCTGACGGATCACAGAAATTCAGAGGCCGTTCTCAATTATGCGCGTGAATTCTTCCTTAAAAACACAAAATATCCAGACCAGTATAGGACCGAACTAGATCAGCTAAAAGCCTCTAAAGCCAGGGGCGGTTCAGTTGAAGTCGTCAGCGGAGAGGAAGAAGCAGTCTTAGATCTCTTGAAGAGATTTCCAGAAGGCAAAGTGGGCATACTCGCAAGGCGCAATGACCAGGTTATAAAGATATCCGAAATACTGGACAGCAATGGGATGAGATATGCGTCCAGTGCACTTTCTGCGGCAAGTGATCGGGCGAAGAAGGATGTCATCGCATTCCTAAAAATGATAATCTATGGAGATATGCAGAGCGTTATAGATGCGCTATTCACACCATTCAGCGGGTTACAGATAAGCGAGGCGTATGACATTAAGGAAAGCCTCATAAGCGGGAACACTAGCTTACAGAACTATGATCTACTGAACAACCTGAGAAGGACTTATTCAGCCCCAGGAATAAATGGGCTCATCGACATGTTCGAGAAACTGATAATTCCCATCGCGTTGGCTTTCGATCAGCGCTATTTCCTGACGGTGGAAAGGATATATAAGAACCTCAGAGAATACTTAGATTTCTATGGCAACGAAGATAGATCCGACCTGATAAACTATCTGGAGATCTGCGACGATGAGGTTCAGGAAATAGATGCGGATGAAAGGATCTCTGTTCTGACTGTTCACAAGGCCAAGGGGCTCGAATTTGATCATGTTATATATCTTCCGAAAGCCAAGAAGGATGAAAAGATGAGCGCCGTGGATCTTGTGGCCGAGCAGATGATCAGGTTAAAAACAGGTCGGGATATCTCTGTGGACCTTGAGGATGAGGACACACGGGTAGATTTTGTTGCCATAACACGCGCAGCCCAGAATCTTGTGATCGTTTCGGACGACGAACGGTATCTTAACCGGTTTTCAATGAAGGGGGGCTCAATCACGGCATCTACATCCACAATGAGCAAGGATTACTATGATATCAAGAGGGAACCATACCTTGCCTTTGTACGGGGAGACCTGAAGCATGCCTCGGACATGATACACGAAGAGGGCAGAATACGAAAATTGATATATTCTGGCATCAGGAAGAACAACGTGATCTCATTTTCACTGCTTGCGTCACTTGAGGATCCATTCAGGTTCCTCAAGGACCACATACTCGGGCTCAAGTATACGAGTCCTGCCATGGGATTCGGTACCTCCATACATTCCATAGCACAGGATGTTTTTGAAGGCAATGTACAGGCAGAACAGATACCTGAGAGGCTGAGGCCTTACTACTGGAATATCCTAAACATAATGAAGAAGATACAAGATGTTTACGGCATGAGCCAGATCGGCAGCGAACTGGAGGTCAAGATACCGGGTTCTGCCTACATGAGGGAGGCAGATGCATTCATACTCTATGGGAGGATAGATGCGGTCTTCAGCGATGGTGAGAAATATCTCATAGTAGATTATAAAACAGACAAGAGGAAGAACTCTGGGAATCATTATGGTGATCAGCTCGCTTTCTACAGAATGCTGTATTCCAAGGCCAACCATATAGATCCCAGCAGAGTTAAGACTGCCATAGCTTATATAGGTCTACGTCCAGGGGTGAATACCGGCAGGATAGACTGGGACCTTTACCCCATGGAAAAGAACGATTCGAAGATAAGGGATCTCATACGCAAATACGTTCAGTACTGCACAGATCCGGAGGCATTCATAGACGATCTGATAAGTATGGGTCCGGACAGAACAGAGGACACGCTATACGATCGCATAGTTGCGATACTCACCGCTGGAAGCAAGCTGTAA
- a CDS encoding succinate dehydrogenase/fumarate reductase flavoprotein subunit has protein sequence MEKIKEDVIILGGGMAGLRAAVAAAEYNKNISVGVVSKLYPLRSHSVSAEGGTSAVLNPKDSFDLHAYDTIKGSDYLADQDAVEEFVRLVPEQIYTTDHWGCPWSRNPDGTISQRDFGALSFPRATFAADKTGFHVMQTLFSRALKYDNIHFYNEYFATSMFLDGGRFNSLTTINLRTGEFVVFQGKSIIFAAGGAGRLYQFSTYAHSVSGDGDAIAYRAGIPLKDMEFIQFHPTGLVPSGILITEGARADGGYLLNGEKKRFMQAYAPNKLEKASRDVVSRAIMWEIEAGRGAKGEYGDMEYVYLDLRHMADILDERLPMITEIAKKFNGIDAHTELIPVHPATHYTMGGIDSNVKTTTDFSGIFAAGENACVSIHGANRLGSNSTNECLALGNVAGVSAAKYAMEHDIPDLVVENVNNEEKRIWDDLLKRDGGENVAKIREDLRINMDKNVGIFRDADGLNTSLKNIKQYKERYQKISIQDKSSTFNMELEWALEVGFMLDLAEIITVGAIMRTESRGAHYRKDYPNRDDENFLKHTIATYTKDGPKITYKPVVITKWQPTVRTY, from the coding sequence TTGGAGAAGATTAAGGAGGATGTGATCATCCTTGGTGGCGGGATGGCTGGCCTAAGAGCAGCCGTCGCAGCCGCAGAGTACAACAAAAACATCTCAGTTGGGGTGGTCTCCAAACTGTACCCCCTCCGATCCCATTCTGTTTCTGCGGAGGGCGGAACAAGTGCGGTTCTAAATCCGAAGGACAGTTTCGACCTACATGCCTACGATACCATCAAGGGATCAGACTACCTTGCGGACCAGGATGCCGTAGAGGAGTTCGTCAGGCTGGTTCCAGAGCAGATTTACACTACCGATCACTGGGGATGCCCATGGAGCAGGAATCCAGATGGCACCATCTCTCAAAGGGACTTCGGAGCGCTGAGCTTTCCAAGAGCTACATTTGCAGCCGATAAGACTGGTTTCCACGTTATGCAGACCCTCTTCAGCAGGGCGCTGAAGTACGATAATATCCACTTCTACAATGAGTATTTCGCAACATCCATGTTCCTGGATGGAGGAAGATTCAACTCTTTGACGACTATAAACCTGAGAACGGGGGAATTCGTCGTATTTCAAGGAAAGTCAATAATATTTGCGGCTGGCGGTGCGGGAAGGCTGTACCAGTTCAGCACCTATGCCCATTCTGTTTCCGGAGATGGGGATGCCATAGCCTACAGGGCCGGTATACCGCTGAAGGATATGGAGTTCATACAGTTCCATCCAACCGGTCTTGTACCTTCAGGCATTCTAATAACGGAGGGTGCCAGAGCCGATGGCGGATACCTTCTCAACGGCGAAAAGAAGAGGTTCATGCAAGCCTATGCACCTAACAAGCTTGAGAAGGCATCGAGAGATGTCGTCTCAAGGGCCATAATGTGGGAGATAGAGGCCGGCAGGGGAGCAAAGGGAGAATACGGCGACATGGAATATGTTTATCTCGATCTAAGGCACATGGCCGATATCCTAGATGAAAGGCTACCGATGATAACGGAGATAGCCAAAAAATTCAACGGCATAGACGCCCATACTGAGCTCATACCTGTGCATCCTGCAACTCACTATACAATGGGTGGCATCGATTCTAACGTGAAGACAACCACTGATTTCTCCGGCATCTTTGCAGCAGGCGAAAATGCATGCGTCAGCATACATGGGGCGAACAGGCTCGGATCGAATTCGACCAATGAATGTCTTGCCCTTGGAAACGTGGCTGGTGTGTCCGCCGCCAAGTACGCTATGGAGCATGATATCCCGGATCTTGTAGTTGAAAACGTGAACAACGAAGAGAAGAGGATATGGGACGACCTGCTAAAGAGAGATGGCGGCGAGAATGTTGCCAAGATAAGGGAGGATCTCAGGATCAACATGGACAAAAACGTGGGCATATTCAGGGACGCAGATGGCCTGAACACATCTCTGAAGAATATAAAGCAATACAAGGAGAGGTATCAGAAGATCTCCATACAGGACAAGTCAAGCACGTTCAATATGGAGCTAGAATGGGCGCTTGAGGTTGGTTTCATGCTGGATCTGGCCGAGATAATAACCGTTGGCGCGATAATGAGGACAGAGAGCAGAGGCGCCCATTACAGGAAGGATTATCCAAACAGAGATGACGAAAACTTTTTGAAACATACAATTGCTACATACACTAAGGATGGACCGAAGATAACGTACAAACCAGTCGTGATAACCAAATGGCAGCCAACAGTCAGGACATACTGA
- a CDS encoding succinate dehydrogenase iron-sulfur subunit: MADEYEFEIKRKDQSGKVYYSTYKVPKDKISTVLEGLLYIKENLDQSLSFRYSCRMEICGSCGMEIDGKPRMACSTIVEDLKKDKIRIEPLRHYKVIRDLVVDIDPFFEKYREVKPYIIRDDDGKYDKELPQTPEQFHEYANFAMCIKCGLCMAACPIEGSDPQYLGPAPLAAAWRYIADNRDKGAKYRVEIVDGEEGTSRCHFAGECTEVCPKGVDPSFAIQKLRRTALKIELASIFGR; this comes from the coding sequence ATGGCCGATGAATATGAATTTGAGATAAAGAGGAAGGATCAGAGCGGAAAGGTCTATTACAGCACCTACAAGGTACCCAAAGACAAGATATCCACGGTGCTTGAGGGCCTTCTGTATATTAAGGAGAATCTCGATCAGTCGCTATCGTTCAGGTATTCCTGCAGGATGGAGATCTGCGGAAGTTGCGGCATGGAGATCGATGGGAAACCAAGGATGGCATGCTCAACCATAGTTGAGGATCTCAAGAAGGATAAGATAAGGATCGAACCTCTCAGACATTATAAGGTGATAAGGGATCTTGTAGTGGATATCGATCCGTTCTTCGAGAAATACAGAGAGGTCAAACCATACATAATCAGGGACGATGATGGCAAATACGACAAGGAACTTCCGCAGACCCCAGAGCAGTTCCATGAATACGCGAATTTCGCCATGTGCATAAAATGTGGTCTGTGCATGGCCGCATGCCCGATAGAAGGATCCGACCCGCAGTATCTGGGTCCTGCTCCACTGGCTGCCGCCTGGAGATACATAGCTGATAACCGTGATAAGGGGGCAAAATATAGGGTCGAGATCGTAGACGGCGAGGAGGGTACATCGAGATGCCACTTCGCAGGCGAATGCACAGAGGTATGCCCGAAAGGAGTAGATCCATCCTTTGCGATACAGAAGCTCAGGAGGACCGCTCTGAAGATCGAACTTGCGAGCATATTTGGGAGGTAG
- a CDS encoding succinate dehydrogenase, cytochrome b556 subunit: MVEANKEMKEGISAWAKFYRKGTGYFAFAFHRLSGLVILFYLYLHYAVLSNLLRGQATYNAIVKSITYGPYDSFLALDFLLALVIFYHGANGVRLALNEFGIGMQHHKALFFTFEIIAMILLGLFDYYALQFVGVGF; encoded by the coding sequence ATGGTTGAAGCTAATAAAGAAATGAAAGAAGGCATAAGTGCGTGGGCAAAGTTCTACAGGAAGGGTACTGGTTATTTTGCATTTGCCTTTCATCGGCTATCCGGCCTAGTCATTCTATTCTATCTGTACCTGCACTACGCTGTTCTATCGAATCTGCTCAGAGGACAGGCAACCTATAACGCAATAGTAAAATCGATAACTTACGGGCCATATGACAGTTTTCTCGCTCTTGATTTCCTGCTAGCTCTTGTCATATTCTACCATGGAGCAAATGGTGTTCGCCTTGCACTGAACGAGTTTGGCATAGGCATGCAACATCACAAGGCTCTGTTCTTCACCTTCGAGATAATAGCCATGATATTGCTGGGGCTCTTCGATTATTATGCGCTTCAGTTTGTGGGGGTTGGTTTCTGA
- a CDS encoding succinate dehydrogenase hydrophobic membrane anchor subunit, which translates to MAETEKMKYGSLNRFAQAVTGLFLLFFLGVHLYVAHIDFGHPVAFFSSVINQLHNPWWLAFFLIFVYIITYHGINGLNHIVADTSISEKAKRNIGIALMVIYVITIIYGTILALLVARMTVPT; encoded by the coding sequence ATGGCCGAGACGGAAAAGATGAAGTATGGATCTTTGAACAGATTTGCTCAGGCCGTGACCGGTCTATTTCTGCTATTCTTCCTTGGAGTGCACCTGTATGTCGCGCACATAGACTTTGGCCATCCAGTGGCATTCTTCAGTTCCGTAATTAATCAACTGCATAATCCATGGTGGCTGGCGTTCTTCCTGATCTTCGTTTACATCATCACTTACCATGGAATAAATGGGTTGAACCACATAGTTGCGGACACAAGTATAAGCGAGAAGGCAAAGAGAAACATAGGCATAGCTCTGATGGTCATATACGTTATAACCATAATATACGGGACGATACTGGCTCTGCTGGTTGCAAGGATGACCGTTCCCACATAA
- a CDS encoding CoA-binding protein, which yields MADDIEWILNNSRKIAVVGISDKPDRDSYRVAKYLSDNGYEIIPVNPMIQEWNGKKAYPDILSIPESIDVVDVFRKPDAVPEIVNQAISKRVKAIWLQEGIEHPDSEKRAMANGLRVVSNRCMMKEHRKLHRK from the coding sequence ATGGCGGACGATATTGAATGGATACTGAATAACAGCAGGAAGATAGCAGTCGTTGGTATATCAGATAAGCCTGATAGGGATAGCTATAGAGTTGCAAAGTACCTCTCAGACAATGGCTATGAAATAATACCTGTCAATCCTATGATTCAGGAGTGGAACGGAAAGAAAGCCTATCCAGATATCCTATCAATACCAGAATCCATAGATGTGGTTGACGTCTTCCGGAAACCTGATGCAGTGCCAGAAATAGTTAATCAGGCAATATCCAAGCGAGTTAAGGCGATCTGGCTTCAGGAAGGAATAGAGCACCCAGATTCTGAGAAGAGGGCAATGGCAAATGGACTCAGGGTGGTGTCAAATCGCTGCATGATGAAGGAACACAGGAAACTGCACAGAAAATGA
- a CDS encoding transcription factor S encodes MFCPKCGSLMTPVNGKYVCPSCGYEISKNKETIKIVSKSADKETIMIKEEVSAEPLDSDAVCPRCHHKGARYVLKQTRSADEPETKFYTCEECGYRWREY; translated from the coding sequence ATGTTTTGCCCAAAGTGTGGTTCCTTGATGACTCCTGTAAATGGTAAATATGTGTGCCCATCATGTGGATATGAAATATCGAAGAACAAGGAAACCATAAAAATAGTTTCGAAGAGTGCTGATAAGGAGACAATAATGATAAAAGAAGAAGTCTCAGCCGAACCTCTTGATTCAGATGCAGTCTGCCCTCGCTGCCATCATAAGGGGGCCAGATACGTGTTGAAGCAGACAAGATCTGCAGATGAACCTGAAACAAAATTCTACACGTGCGAAGAGTGCGGCTATAGATGGAGAGAATATTGA
- a CDS encoding zinc ribbon domain-containing protein codes for MPVYEPDEHEILQEKSSMTRGGEQYFKGTLYLTDKRLIYEEKGHRGFIHAHPAKILLDLPLYLILNISTAVPRIKFGTKKTLSVEFTTDKGDDRATFVLKDPEKWKKEMERWTTDAKRRHEQEEKLKIEEERRREIELARAKAPTANIGMYINAGKKDEGKNIPKFVESAVSEEKENIFEAHEAPSLPKTKKCPNCGKDIPADSVYCPYCGFKQP; via the coding sequence ATGCCTGTTTACGAACCAGATGAGCATGAGATCCTCCAGGAAAAATCCAGCATGACGCGTGGAGGGGAACAGTATTTCAAGGGTACGCTTTATCTTACGGACAAGAGGTTGATATATGAAGAAAAGGGACACAGGGGCTTCATACATGCACATCCGGCAAAGATCCTCCTTGATCTTCCACTCTACCTTATTTTGAATATTTCCACAGCAGTTCCAAGGATAAAATTCGGAACGAAAAAAACATTATCTGTCGAATTCACCACGGATAAAGGCGATGATAGAGCCACTTTCGTTCTCAAGGATCCGGAAAAATGGAAGAAGGAGATGGAGAGGTGGACGACCGACGCCAAACGCAGGCATGAACAGGAGGAGAAACTGAAAATTGAGGAGGAGAGGAGAAGAGAGATAGAGCTCGCGAGGGCCAAAGCTCCTACGGCTAACATCGGAATGTATATAAATGCAGGTAAAAAAGATGAAGGCAAAAATATTCCGAAGTTCGTTGAATCTGCAGTCTCAGAAGAAAAAGAAAATATATTTGAAGCCCACGAAGCTCCATCTCTTCCAAAGACCAAGAAATGCCCAAACTGTGGAAAAGATATACCGGCAGATTCAGTTTATTGCCCATATTGCGGATTTAAACAGCCTTAG
- a CDS encoding DMT family transporter, producing the protein MKEIKYLIPYVLISSFSYYFAKNGVDQVSPAIFMSMRYFIAGLTLLPFAKHLKFSWSILILSIMTSTSTALWAYGLIYVSPAESAILSYSMPVFSLPIAFLMVKEKPSAIEIAGISIGFAGVILYGMPLMHGFTLFGAILTIANAVFWALFTVYYRKLKEEDPVSINTMQFFIGGAILLAYIPFDTRFDPGLSFVADVLWMALLGGSVQFILWNVMIKMSSVNKITVLAFSVPIFTMILSIFIDHEIPNIMEIAGVIVMFTGIFLSRLKGGISVVKETST; encoded by the coding sequence ATGAAGGAGATAAAGTATCTCATCCCATATGTTCTCATAAGTTCATTTTCCTATTACTTCGCAAAAAATGGAGTCGATCAGGTTTCTCCAGCAATATTCATGTCGATGAGATACTTTATCGCTGGCCTCACGCTTCTTCCATTCGCAAAGCATTTGAAGTTCTCATGGAGCATACTGATACTTTCCATAATGACGTCAACCAGCACAGCACTCTGGGCGTATGGCTTGATATACGTATCACCAGCCGAATCGGCTATTCTCAGCTATTCAATGCCAGTTTTTTCCTTGCCAATAGCATTCCTCATGGTGAAGGAGAAACCGTCTGCGATAGAAATTGCGGGTATTTCAATAGGTTTCGCAGGTGTTATCCTTTATGGAATGCCCCTTATGCACGGATTCACACTCTTCGGTGCCATACTAACAATAGCCAATGCGGTCTTCTGGGCGCTATTCACAGTATATTACAGAAAGCTCAAGGAAGAAGACCCGGTTTCCATAAACACGATGCAGTTCTTCATCGGTGGTGCGATTCTACTTGCATACATTCCGTTTGATACTCGGTTCGATCCAGGCCTTTCGTTCGTAGCCGATGTACTTTGGATGGCGCTATTAGGCGGATCTGTTCAATTTATCCTCTGGAACGTGATGATAAAGATGAGCTCCGTTAACAAGATAACGGTGTTAGCTTTCTCCGTACCTATATTCACCATGATACTGTCAATATTCATAGATCATGAGATTCCAAACATAATGGAAATAGCCGGTGTAATCGTAATGTTCACAGGCATATTCCTGTCAAGATTGAAGGGAGGCATTTCCGTAGTAAAGGAGACAAGCACATAA
- a CDS encoding DsrE family protein, whose product MKVIINVTEMEKANGTIKSAFNLLKDDPSAVIEIVFHADAIGFLSDPGNRNAILEMLESGMDVVACRNSLVSKRIDERSLMDGVRIVNAGIYEVLKKESEGWLYIKL is encoded by the coding sequence ATGAAAGTGATCATCAACGTAACTGAGATGGAGAAGGCAAACGGCACGATTAAAAGTGCATTCAATCTGCTGAAAGATGATCCTTCAGCTGTCATTGAAATAGTTTTTCATGCAGATGCCATAGGTTTTCTCAGTGATCCAGGAAATAGAAATGCGATACTTGAAATGTTAGAATCTGGCATGGACGTTGTAGCTTGCAGAAATTCTCTCGTATCCAAGAGGATCGATGAAAGATCTCTGATGGATGGCGTGCGCATTGTGAACGCCGGGATATATGAGGTTCTAAAGAAGGAATCCGAAGGATGGCTCTACATAAAGCTTTGA
- a CDS encoding RNA methyltransferase, which yields MSRTDYISENVYIVLVYPKYQGNIGAVARSMWNSGLRHLIIIGNRPDDEAFARSMGGRFILENAEIYDDFASVISRFNVIAATSSTASSNEKHFRRLPLTPEKFWEEMSDQGGKIALVFGREDDGLRNEEIEKCNYFINIPGNPEYPVYNLSHAVAIILYVMFTRFNPPENIEIRAIEPDHEDLMLRNIIEVMRLTSYPEHKIRNTELLLRRLIARSRMSDREYFRMMGVIRRVKESLQRPLENESDHQRN from the coding sequence ATGTCAAGAACTGATTATATATCAGAGAACGTCTACATAGTTCTCGTGTACCCTAAATACCAGGGTAATATAGGGGCTGTGGCCAGATCCATGTGGAATTCTGGCCTTCGGCACCTCATAATAATAGGCAACAGGCCTGACGATGAGGCGTTTGCCCGATCCATGGGCGGAAGGTTCATTTTAGAAAACGCGGAGATCTATGATGATTTCGCCTCCGTAATATCAAGGTTCAATGTCATTGCAGCCACTTCAAGCACGGCCTCCAGTAACGAAAAACATTTCAGGAGGTTACCGCTGACACCTGAAAAATTCTGGGAAGAAATGTCGGATCAGGGTGGCAAGATAGCGCTCGTATTCGGAAGAGAGGATGACGGGTTGCGCAACGAGGAAATAGAGAAGTGCAACTATTTCATAAATATACCGGGAAACCCAGAGTATCCTGTTTATAACCTGTCTCATGCGGTCGCAATAATACTTTATGTTATGTTCACAAGATTCAATCCGCCGGAGAATATAGAGATAAGAGCTATAGAACCGGATCATGAGGATCTGATGCTCAGGAATATAATCGAAGTTATGCGCCTGACCTCGTATCCGGAGCACAAGATAAGAAACACGGAACTCCTGCTTAGGAGGCTTATAGCCAGATCCCGCATGAGCGATAGGGAGTATTTCAGAATGATGGGTGTGATCCGTAGAGTGAAGGAAAGCCTTCAGAGGCCTCTGGAAAATGAAAGTGATCATCAACGTAACTGA
- a CDS encoding FKBP-type peptidyl-prolyl cis-trans isomerase has product MKQLNDGDFIKIEFEMRVGEEKKLVSTSKADLAKENDIFDENARYGDIVVIVGQEGIFKEVNEAFRKAEPGQEVEVEVPPEDAFGQRLPSNIKIHTMREFQRLNIDPQVGKEVEINRRVGRIISVTPGRVLVDYNHRWAGKTVYYKFKINGVITEPVEKVRAIIANNYNPEGFNVTLDSDIKIEIPEGAKFSLPWLDAKYNIVNTVRKYVPGYDIVILEVYKKQEEQKAEGEQKKEESAPAEAKTETSESQPEQKQENVKN; this is encoded by the coding sequence GTGAAACAGTTGAATGATGGAGATTTCATAAAGATCGAATTCGAGATGCGTGTTGGTGAAGAGAAAAAACTGGTATCTACCAGCAAGGCCGATCTCGCAAAGGAGAATGATATTTTTGATGAAAATGCAAGATATGGGGACATAGTTGTAATAGTTGGCCAGGAAGGTATTTTCAAGGAGGTTAATGAGGCTTTCAGGAAAGCGGAACCAGGCCAGGAAGTCGAAGTTGAAGTCCCACCAGAGGATGCCTTCGGTCAGCGGTTGCCATCAAATATAAAGATACATACGATGAGGGAGTTTCAGCGCCTGAACATAGACCCGCAGGTAGGAAAGGAAGTCGAGATAAACAGGAGGGTTGGGAGAATAATTTCCGTTACTCCAGGAAGGGTACTCGTTGATTACAACCACAGGTGGGCAGGAAAAACCGTATATTACAAATTCAAGATCAATGGCGTTATAACGGAACCGGTCGAAAAGGTCAGGGCCATAATAGCGAATAATTACAATCCAGAGGGCTTCAATGTAACGCTAGACAGTGATATAAAAATAGAGATTCCTGAGGGCGCGAAGTTCAGCCTTCCCTGGCTGGATGCTAAATACAATATAGTAAACACGGTCAGGAAATATGTGCCAGGATACGATATAGTTATTCTTGAAGTCTATAAGAAGCAGGAAGAGCAGAAGGCTGAGGGCGAACAGAAGAAAGAAGAGAGTGCACCAGCCGAAGCTAAGACAGAAACCAGCGAAAGCCAGCCAGAGCAGAAGCAGGAGAATGTCAAGAACTGA